From the genome of Pungitius pungitius chromosome 21, fPunPun2.1, whole genome shotgun sequence, one region includes:
- the ch25h gene encoding cholesterol 25-hydroxylase-like protein: MPLLQPLWTFLVGHSSVLQSPVFPVLFSLSAYLSCCAPFLLLDLLSSRWALVRRYKLQSQSSVSWSSAWSCLALTLYNHMVFLFPVTLMHWYLRPLHLPQEAPPLGRVLAQVLVCLLLFDFQSFAWHLLHHRVPWLYRSFHKVHHTFSSTSSLTTEHSGAWETLSLGFFAAVTPVLLGCHPLTELLFFLLNIWLSVEDHCGYDLPCSTHRLVPLGLYGGAPHHDLHHLKSNCNYAPYFTHWDHLAGTLQTQQD; encoded by the exons ATGCCGCTGCTTCAGCCTCTGTGGACCTTTCTAGTCGGACACTCGTCCGTCCTGCAGTCCCCTGTCTTCCCTGTCCTCTTCTCGCTCTCGGCCTACCTGTCTTGCTGCGCCCCCTTCCTCCTGCTGGACCTGCTGTCCTCCAGGTGGGCCCTGGTGCGCAGGTACAAGCTGCAGTCTCAGAGCTCTGTGAGCTGGTCCTCAGCTTGGAGCTGCTTGGCTCTCACGCTCTACAACCACATGGTGTTCCTCTTCCCAGTGACACTGATGCACTGGTACCTGAGGCCGCTGCACCTGCCCCAGGAGGCCCCGCCCCTTGGCCGCGTGCTGGCCCAGGTGTTGGtctgcctgctgctgtttgacTTCCAGAGCTTCGCCTGGCACCTGCTCCACCACAGGGTCCCGTGGCTCTACCGCAGCTTCCACAAG GTGCAccacaccttctcctccacctcctccctcaccacTGAGCACTCCGGGGCTTGGGAGACGCTCAGTCTGGGCTTCTTCGCCGCTGTGACCCCGGTTTTGTTGGGCTGCCACCCGCTGACGGAGctgctcttcttcctgctcAACATCTGGCTGTCGGTGGAGGACCACTGTGGCTACGACCTGCCTTGCTCCACCCACCGCCTGGTGCCGCTGGGACTGTACGGCGGGGCCCCCCACCATGACTTGCACCACCTCAAGTCCAACTGCAACTACGCCCCTTACTTCACCCACTGGGACCACCTAGCCGGCACGCTGCAGACACAGCAAGACTGA
- the si:ch211-207i20.2 gene encoding zinc finger protein 436 isoform X1 → MPDVCAALGCSNRRCRDSRSRGITFHLFPKSGERRRKWEVSLRRDGFAASRRTMLCSQHFRPEDFDRTGQTVRLKDGVVPTVFNSPAHLQKFGATRSTTTSSGADDDPPTDLMPDVQQHSRPSADRMSSCAALHTQLAAVMESLVHAAVAELKKLVEDSSTFQLHLEIRSEEGPQRPGGGEKMVQFASVMETLGNEALGKIMNVVDEAKLSVEPPPGRGGTGPRTSVLNILKDPHVEAEHSYGVRPETSEAHRPTQTKPEKLWINRDQHGFKENVQSSDRPTSTQTKPAAEKPLAPVQEERSDIDARAQGEATDQVTSDLQQPGFILQSVTWKYFSCATCGKSFTSRSNLKSHRRVHTGEKPFACDVCGRAFAQRQSLQSHRRTHTGERPYGCPQCGKRFAKQTQLKTHAVVHTGEKPHGCQVCGRRFNLLQNLQRHAHTHTGEKIYVCSACGKAFTRAVTLKTHQLVHSGLKPFQCDQCPKAFRHAVNLKNHQRVHSGLRPFGCDLCGKTFRQSVNLKIHQRIHTGERPFGCRQCGKTFSQQSSLITHGRTHSAERPFACSFCDKRFNNANSLKLHLRVHTGEKPYTCDACGKTFSQGSHLRTHKSHMHAGGKQYICDKCGKRYSDQRNLKLHKCGYA, encoded by the exons ATGCCAGATGTGTGTGCGGCCCTCGGATGCTCCAATCGCAGATGTCGCGACTCGAGGTCACGTGGGATCACCTTTCACCT GTTTCCCAAAAGCGGCGagcggaggaggaagtgggAAGTTTCCCTGAGGAGGGACGGCTTCGCTGCCTCCAGGAGGACGATGCTCTGCAGCCAGCACTTCAGGCCGGAGGACTTCGACAGGACGGGGCAGACCGTCCGCCTCAAAGATGGTGTCGTTCCAACCGTTTTCAACTCTCCAGCTCACCTGCAAAAG TTTGGAGCAACAAGAAGCACAACCACTTCTAGTGGAGCGGATGACGACCCGCCAACGGACCTGATGCCTGATGTC cagcagcacagtcGGCCCTCAGCCGACAGGATGAGCTCCTGTGCAGCGCTGCACACTCAGCTCGCCGCCGTCATGGAGTCACTTGTCCACGCGGCTGTGGCCGAGCTGAAGAAGCTGGTGGAGGACAGTTCCAccttccagctccacctggaGATCCGGAGCGAAGAGGGCCCCCAGCGGCCCGGCGGCGGGGAGAAGATG GTGCAGTTTGCCTCCGTCATGGAGACTCTGGGAAACGAGGCTCTGGGGAAGATCATGAACGTGGTGGATGAAGCCAAACTGTCAGTGGAGCCTCCGCCGGGTCGGGGGGGCACGGGGCCCCGGACCAGTGTCCTCAACATCCTCAAGGACCCACACGTGG AGGCGGAGCACTCGTACGGAGTCCGACCCGAGACCTCCGAGGCTCACCGGCCCACTCAG ACCAAACCAGAGAAGCTGTGGATCAACAGAGACCAACACGGCTTCAAAGAGA ACGTCCAGAGCTCGGACCGTCCCACGTCCACTCAG ACCAAACCAGCGGCCGAGAAGCCGTTGGCGCCGGTCCAAGAGGAACGCAGCGACATCGACGCGC GAGCTCAAGGTGAGGCCACCGAccaggtgacctctgacctccagcaGCCGGGGTTCATCCTGCAGAGCGTCACGTGGAAATACTTCTCGTGCGCAACGTGCGGGAAATCGTTCACGTCTCGGAGCAACCTGAAGTCTCACCGCCGCGTCCACACCGGCGAGAAGCCGTTCGCCTGCGACGTCTGCGGCCGAGCGTTTGCTCAGCGGCAAAGTCTGCAGAGCCACCGCCGGACGCACACCGGCGAGCGGCCTTACGGGTGCCCGCAGTGCGGGAAGCGCTTCGCCAAGCAGACGCAGCTGAAGACGCACGCCGTGGTgcacacgggggagaaaccGCACGGCTGCCAGGTGTGCGGCCGGCGCTTTAACCTGCTGCAGAACCTGCAGCgccacgcgcacacgcacaccggCGAGAAGATCTACGTGTGCAGCGCCTGCGGCAAAGCCTTCACCCGCGCCGTCACCCTGAAGACGCACCAGCTGGTCCACAGCGGCCTGAAGCCCTTCCAGTGCGACCAGTGCCCCAAAGCCTTCCGCCACGCCGTCAACCTCAAGAACCACCAGAGGGTCCACAGCGGCCTGCGGCCCTTCGGCTGCGACCTCTGCGGGAAGACCTTCCGCCAGTCGGTGAACCTGAAGATCCACCAGAGGATCCACACCGGCGAGCGGCCTTTCGGCTGCCGCCAGTGCGGCAAGACGTTCAGCCAGCAGAGCAGCCTGATCACCCACGGGCGCACGCACTCCGCCGAGCGGCCCTTCGCCTGCAGCTTCTGCGACAAGAGGTTCAACAACGCCAACAGCCTGAAGCTGCACCTGCGCGTGCACACCGGGGAGAAGCCCTACACCTGCGACGCGTGCGGCAAGACCTTCAGCCAGGGAagccacctgaggacgcacaaGAGCCACATGCACGCCGGCGGCAAGCAGTACATCTGTGACAAGTGCGGGAAGAGGTACTCGGACCAGCGCAACCTGAAGCTGCACAAGTGCGGCTACGCGTGA
- the si:ch211-207i20.2 gene encoding zinc finger protein 436 isoform X2 produces MPDVCAALGCSNRRCRDSRSRGITFHLFPKSGERRRKWEVSLRRDGFAASRRTMLCSQHFRPEDFDRTGQTVRLKDGVVPTVFNSPAHLQKFGATRSTTTSSGADDDPPTDLMPDVQHSRPSADRMSSCAALHTQLAAVMESLVHAAVAELKKLVEDSSTFQLHLEIRSEEGPQRPGGGEKMVQFASVMETLGNEALGKIMNVVDEAKLSVEPPPGRGGTGPRTSVLNILKDPHVEAEHSYGVRPETSEAHRPTQTKPEKLWINRDQHGFKENVQSSDRPTSTQTKPAAEKPLAPVQEERSDIDARAQGEATDQVTSDLQQPGFILQSVTWKYFSCATCGKSFTSRSNLKSHRRVHTGEKPFACDVCGRAFAQRQSLQSHRRTHTGERPYGCPQCGKRFAKQTQLKTHAVVHTGEKPHGCQVCGRRFNLLQNLQRHAHTHTGEKIYVCSACGKAFTRAVTLKTHQLVHSGLKPFQCDQCPKAFRHAVNLKNHQRVHSGLRPFGCDLCGKTFRQSVNLKIHQRIHTGERPFGCRQCGKTFSQQSSLITHGRTHSAERPFACSFCDKRFNNANSLKLHLRVHTGEKPYTCDACGKTFSQGSHLRTHKSHMHAGGKQYICDKCGKRYSDQRNLKLHKCGYA; encoded by the exons ATGCCAGATGTGTGTGCGGCCCTCGGATGCTCCAATCGCAGATGTCGCGACTCGAGGTCACGTGGGATCACCTTTCACCT GTTTCCCAAAAGCGGCGagcggaggaggaagtgggAAGTTTCCCTGAGGAGGGACGGCTTCGCTGCCTCCAGGAGGACGATGCTCTGCAGCCAGCACTTCAGGCCGGAGGACTTCGACAGGACGGGGCAGACCGTCCGCCTCAAAGATGGTGTCGTTCCAACCGTTTTCAACTCTCCAGCTCACCTGCAAAAG TTTGGAGCAACAAGAAGCACAACCACTTCTAGTGGAGCGGATGACGACCCGCCAACGGACCTGATGCCTGATGTC cagcacagtcGGCCCTCAGCCGACAGGATGAGCTCCTGTGCAGCGCTGCACACTCAGCTCGCCGCCGTCATGGAGTCACTTGTCCACGCGGCTGTGGCCGAGCTGAAGAAGCTGGTGGAGGACAGTTCCAccttccagctccacctggaGATCCGGAGCGAAGAGGGCCCCCAGCGGCCCGGCGGCGGGGAGAAGATG GTGCAGTTTGCCTCCGTCATGGAGACTCTGGGAAACGAGGCTCTGGGGAAGATCATGAACGTGGTGGATGAAGCCAAACTGTCAGTGGAGCCTCCGCCGGGTCGGGGGGGCACGGGGCCCCGGACCAGTGTCCTCAACATCCTCAAGGACCCACACGTGG AGGCGGAGCACTCGTACGGAGTCCGACCCGAGACCTCCGAGGCTCACCGGCCCACTCAG ACCAAACCAGAGAAGCTGTGGATCAACAGAGACCAACACGGCTTCAAAGAGA ACGTCCAGAGCTCGGACCGTCCCACGTCCACTCAG ACCAAACCAGCGGCCGAGAAGCCGTTGGCGCCGGTCCAAGAGGAACGCAGCGACATCGACGCGC GAGCTCAAGGTGAGGCCACCGAccaggtgacctctgacctccagcaGCCGGGGTTCATCCTGCAGAGCGTCACGTGGAAATACTTCTCGTGCGCAACGTGCGGGAAATCGTTCACGTCTCGGAGCAACCTGAAGTCTCACCGCCGCGTCCACACCGGCGAGAAGCCGTTCGCCTGCGACGTCTGCGGCCGAGCGTTTGCTCAGCGGCAAAGTCTGCAGAGCCACCGCCGGACGCACACCGGCGAGCGGCCTTACGGGTGCCCGCAGTGCGGGAAGCGCTTCGCCAAGCAGACGCAGCTGAAGACGCACGCCGTGGTgcacacgggggagaaaccGCACGGCTGCCAGGTGTGCGGCCGGCGCTTTAACCTGCTGCAGAACCTGCAGCgccacgcgcacacgcacaccggCGAGAAGATCTACGTGTGCAGCGCCTGCGGCAAAGCCTTCACCCGCGCCGTCACCCTGAAGACGCACCAGCTGGTCCACAGCGGCCTGAAGCCCTTCCAGTGCGACCAGTGCCCCAAAGCCTTCCGCCACGCCGTCAACCTCAAGAACCACCAGAGGGTCCACAGCGGCCTGCGGCCCTTCGGCTGCGACCTCTGCGGGAAGACCTTCCGCCAGTCGGTGAACCTGAAGATCCACCAGAGGATCCACACCGGCGAGCGGCCTTTCGGCTGCCGCCAGTGCGGCAAGACGTTCAGCCAGCAGAGCAGCCTGATCACCCACGGGCGCACGCACTCCGCCGAGCGGCCCTTCGCCTGCAGCTTCTGCGACAAGAGGTTCAACAACGCCAACAGCCTGAAGCTGCACCTGCGCGTGCACACCGGGGAGAAGCCCTACACCTGCGACGCGTGCGGCAAGACCTTCAGCCAGGGAagccacctgaggacgcacaaGAGCCACATGCACGCCGGCGGCAAGCAGTACATCTGTGACAAGTGCGGGAAGAGGTACTCGGACCAGCGCAACCTGAAGCTGCACAAGTGCGGCTACGCGTGA
- the LOC119212562 gene encoding TBC1 domain family member 12-like isoform X2, with the protein MERSEIASSQRHHHHHRCCCPSSSTADVIAHGQQVTGSGHGECLDLTTCSLCRPMRCCSDSQRAGSGPREGVSQKKSMNQSVEVKRQSASSSTNGSEANCCGGGASDKSTCWAPPTESCQYVNHVTNSSDSNSDTQEGQVTSDLQVVGSDDAFTSEPPAPCGQRVAPPRCRNTFQCVRRPQSAATGSELQSRRPRLAESFSSRKQPSLSQNVPGWKLFGKVPPKQSPTKQALVIQQEFEARQLASCSPSTHHAAGQQSKKKVDFEPLSTTALILEDRPPNLPAKSAEETQRHRQQYEDMVAEARRMELKEAQRRQQQKEERFRQEEEISNTSLVWNQHILPHWDAMRSSRRARDLWWGGLPPSVRGWVWSLAVGNELNITAELYQIFLSRAKEKWRGVLGTDDAPELIRRDISRTLPSLCVFHKGGPYHNLLQSILGAYTCYRPDVGYVQGMSSIAAMLILNMDEVQVFISFSNLINRRCQLAFYRVDHQQMLRYFGAFQVFFRELLPRLFLHFQSSGVTPDLYLMDWILTLYVKPLPLDVASRVWDVFLRDGEEFLFRAALGILRLHQDVLLQMDLVGIAQFLSRPPAEEPLSYRLFSCIQATPLLSGNRKWTQVSRMTGMRKNQIKIIKPCCVFLSQVLLSCRDSEDIS; encoded by the exons ATGGAAAGAAGCGAGATTGCGTCTTCGCagcgtcatcatcatcatcatcgctgctgttgcccctcctcctccactgctgaTGTCATAGCCCACGGCCAGCAGGTCACAGGTTCAGGACACGGCGAGTGTTTGGACCTCACCACCTGCTCGCTCTGCCGACCAATGAGATGCTGTTCTGACAGTCAGAGGGCGGGCTCTGGTCCGCGAGAAGGCGTCTCCCAAAAGAAGAGCATGAATCAAAGTGTGGAAGTGAAGCGTCAGTCAGCGAGCTCAAGCACCAACGGATCAGAGGCTAACTGctgtgggggcggggcttctgaCAAGTCCACCTGCTGGGCGCCGCCCACGGAGTCCTGTCAGTATGTAAACCATGTGACCAACTCCTCAGACTCTAACTCAGACACACAGGAGGGgcaggtgacctctgacctccaagTGGTCGGCTCCGACGACGCCTTCACATCGGAGCCCCCAGCGCCATGTGGGCAGAGAGTCGCCCCCCCTCGCTGCAGGAACACGTTCCAGTGCGTCCGCCGTCCGCAGAGCGCCGCCACAGGCTCCGAGCTGCAGTCCAGGAGGCCTCGACTCGCCGAGTCCTTCAGCAG CAGGAAGCAGCCGTCCCTCAGTCAGAATGTCCCTGGGTGGAAGCTGTTTGGTAAAGTTCCTCCCAAACAGAGTCCCACCAAACAGGCTCTGGTCATCCAGCag GAGTTCGAGGCGCGGCAGCTCGCATCATGCAGCCCTTCTACCCATCATGCCGCGGGGCAGCAGAGCAAGAAGAAGGTGGATTTTGAGCCGCTGTCAACCACGGCGCTGATCTTAGAGGACCGACCACC GAACCTCCCAGCCAAGTCGGCGGAGGAGACCCAAAGACACAGACAGCAGTACGAGGACATGGTGGCCGAAGCCAGGAGGATGG AGCTGAAGGAGGCTcagaggaggcagcagcagaaggaggagaggttcagacaggaggaggagatctcCAACACCTCGCTGGTCTGGAACCAGCACATCCTGCCGCACTGGGACGCCAT GAGGTCCAGTCGTCGGGCTCGGGAcctgtggtgggggggtttacCCCCCAGCGTCAGAGGGTGGGTCTGGAGCCTCGCCGTCGGCAACGAGCTTAACATCACTGCAG AGCTCTACCAGATCTTCCTGTCCAGAGCCAAGGAGAAGTGGAGGGGCGTCCTGGGGACAGACG ACGCCCCGGAGCTCATCAGGCGGGACATCTCCAGGACGCTGCCCTCGCTCTGCGTCTTCCACAAG GGCGGACCGTACCACAATCTGCTGCAAAGCATTCTGGGAGCGTACACTTGTTACCGACCTGACGTGGGATAT gtgcaGGGTATGTCGTCCATAGCAGCAATGTTGATCCTAAACATGGACGAGGTTCAGGTCTTCATCAGCTTCTCCAACCTGATCAATAGACGCTGTCAGCTGGCTTTTTACAGAGTGGACCACCAGCAG atGCTCAGGTATTTTGGGGCCTTCCAGGTTTTCTTCCGGGAGCTTCTCCCTCGGCTCTTCCTTCACTTCCAGTCTTCAGGTGTGACTCCGGACCTGTACCTCATGGACTG GATCCTGACCCTCTACgtgaagcccctccccctggacGTGGCGAGCAGAGTGTGGGACGTGTTCCTCCGGGATGGGGAGGAGTTCTTGTTCAGGGCGGCTCTGGGCATCCTGAGGCTCCACCAGGACGTCCTGCTGCAGATGGACCTGGTTGGCATCG ctcaatTCCTGTCCCGCCCGCCTGCCGAGGAGCCACTCTCCTATAGGCTGTTCTCCTGCATCCAGGCCACGCCCCTGCTAAGtgggaacaggaagtggactCAGGTGAGTCGCATGACCGGAATGAGGaagaatcaaataaaaataataaagccgtgttgtgtttttctgtctcagGTTTTGTTGTCCTGCAGAGACTCTGAGGACATCAGCTGA
- the LOC119212562 gene encoding TBC1 domain family member 12-like isoform X1: MERSEIASSQRHHHHHRCCCPSSSTADVIAHGQQVTGSGHGECLDLTTCSLCRPMRCCSDSQRAGSGPREGVSQKKSMNQSVEVKRQSASSSTNGSEANCCGGGASDKSTCWAPPTESCQYVNHVTNSSDSNSDTQEGQVTSDLQVVGSDDAFTSEPPAPCGQRVAPPRCRNTFQCVRRPQSAATGSELQSRRPRLAESFSSRKQPSLSQNVPGWKLFGKVPPKQSPTKQALVIQQEFEARQLASCSPSTHHAAGQQSKKKVDFEPLSTTALILEDRPPNLPAKSAEETQRHRQQYEDMVAEARRMELKEAQRRQQQKEERFRQEEEISNTSLVWNQHILPHWDAMRSSRRARDLWWGGLPPSVRGWVWSLAVGNELNITAELYQIFLSRAKEKWRGVLGTDDAPELIRRDISRTLPSLCVFHKVRHLRVSTCGQEVNSQFVVLQGGPYHNLLQSILGAYTCYRPDVGYVQGMSSIAAMLILNMDEVQVFISFSNLINRRCQLAFYRVDHQQMLRYFGAFQVFFRELLPRLFLHFQSSGVTPDLYLMDWILTLYVKPLPLDVASRVWDVFLRDGEEFLFRAALGILRLHQDVLLQMDLVGIAQFLSRPPAEEPLSYRLFSCIQATPLLSGNRKWTQVSRMTGMRKNQIKIIKPCCVFLSQVLLSCRDSEDIS; encoded by the exons ATGGAAAGAAGCGAGATTGCGTCTTCGCagcgtcatcatcatcatcatcgctgctgttgcccctcctcctccactgctgaTGTCATAGCCCACGGCCAGCAGGTCACAGGTTCAGGACACGGCGAGTGTTTGGACCTCACCACCTGCTCGCTCTGCCGACCAATGAGATGCTGTTCTGACAGTCAGAGGGCGGGCTCTGGTCCGCGAGAAGGCGTCTCCCAAAAGAAGAGCATGAATCAAAGTGTGGAAGTGAAGCGTCAGTCAGCGAGCTCAAGCACCAACGGATCAGAGGCTAACTGctgtgggggcggggcttctgaCAAGTCCACCTGCTGGGCGCCGCCCACGGAGTCCTGTCAGTATGTAAACCATGTGACCAACTCCTCAGACTCTAACTCAGACACACAGGAGGGgcaggtgacctctgacctccaagTGGTCGGCTCCGACGACGCCTTCACATCGGAGCCCCCAGCGCCATGTGGGCAGAGAGTCGCCCCCCCTCGCTGCAGGAACACGTTCCAGTGCGTCCGCCGTCCGCAGAGCGCCGCCACAGGCTCCGAGCTGCAGTCCAGGAGGCCTCGACTCGCCGAGTCCTTCAGCAG CAGGAAGCAGCCGTCCCTCAGTCAGAATGTCCCTGGGTGGAAGCTGTTTGGTAAAGTTCCTCCCAAACAGAGTCCCACCAAACAGGCTCTGGTCATCCAGCag GAGTTCGAGGCGCGGCAGCTCGCATCATGCAGCCCTTCTACCCATCATGCCGCGGGGCAGCAGAGCAAGAAGAAGGTGGATTTTGAGCCGCTGTCAACCACGGCGCTGATCTTAGAGGACCGACCACC GAACCTCCCAGCCAAGTCGGCGGAGGAGACCCAAAGACACAGACAGCAGTACGAGGACATGGTGGCCGAAGCCAGGAGGATGG AGCTGAAGGAGGCTcagaggaggcagcagcagaaggaggagaggttcagacaggaggaggagatctcCAACACCTCGCTGGTCTGGAACCAGCACATCCTGCCGCACTGGGACGCCAT GAGGTCCAGTCGTCGGGCTCGGGAcctgtggtgggggggtttacCCCCCAGCGTCAGAGGGTGGGTCTGGAGCCTCGCCGTCGGCAACGAGCTTAACATCACTGCAG AGCTCTACCAGATCTTCCTGTCCAGAGCCAAGGAGAAGTGGAGGGGCGTCCTGGGGACAGACG ACGCCCCGGAGCTCATCAGGCGGGACATCTCCAGGACGCTGCCCTCGCTCTGCGTCTTCCACAAGGTGAGACACCTTCGTGTGTCCACCTGCGGACAGGAAGTCAACTCACAATTTGTTGTTTTGCAGGGCGGACCGTACCACAATCTGCTGCAAAGCATTCTGGGAGCGTACACTTGTTACCGACCTGACGTGGGATAT gtgcaGGGTATGTCGTCCATAGCAGCAATGTTGATCCTAAACATGGACGAGGTTCAGGTCTTCATCAGCTTCTCCAACCTGATCAATAGACGCTGTCAGCTGGCTTTTTACAGAGTGGACCACCAGCAG atGCTCAGGTATTTTGGGGCCTTCCAGGTTTTCTTCCGGGAGCTTCTCCCTCGGCTCTTCCTTCACTTCCAGTCTTCAGGTGTGACTCCGGACCTGTACCTCATGGACTG GATCCTGACCCTCTACgtgaagcccctccccctggacGTGGCGAGCAGAGTGTGGGACGTGTTCCTCCGGGATGGGGAGGAGTTCTTGTTCAGGGCGGCTCTGGGCATCCTGAGGCTCCACCAGGACGTCCTGCTGCAGATGGACCTGGTTGGCATCG ctcaatTCCTGTCCCGCCCGCCTGCCGAGGAGCCACTCTCCTATAGGCTGTTCTCCTGCATCCAGGCCACGCCCCTGCTAAGtgggaacaggaagtggactCAGGTGAGTCGCATGACCGGAATGAGGaagaatcaaataaaaataataaagccgtgttgtgtttttctgtctcagGTTTTGTTGTCCTGCAGAGACTCTGAGGACATCAGCTGA
- the noc3l gene encoding nucleolar complex protein 3 homolog, with translation MAPPRSKKRRPTFRRLLKTSGVKLENKLKNRRNKQDNVAKKQRKEHKKLRAAVKDSAIRKPRPLETYRKRPEEEEDEEFLESLPTDMMEDDDVQQMTAMARHASFVTRDLSSCGPVHGGKKRSGEVMRGHEKVPRKLKRTEEKEVIHLLPIKDQRGVVLRSVERVVQKQPEEEEEEEDGAEEQEVEMEPLEEEALTSEQREQLRVHKINERRLCIARLGSAVVSDPYNNIKRVKEMRGMLMESDPSVAVTVRKLVMVSLMEIFKDVAPTYRIRPLTPEEKASKVKKDTQLIRDFEEGLVSQYKFYLEDLEQTIKDWKQQKKKRSQAVGFQSYLGLAQVAIRCLCELLLALPHFNFHNNIIVVLVPLMNDAEPRVSGMCCDAFRKLFQQDKEGGASLATVRVISGLVKSLNFNVRPEVLKTLLCLRIKEVQMKKDIEDTAPKKRFMNNKEKRKNLSRMQRKWKKAEEKLEKELLEAEASESKEKKIKLHTETLNIVFLIYFRILKKAQKSVLLPAVLEGLANFAHLINLEFFDDLLNVLQHLIQSGDLTNRESLHCIQTVFTILSGQGDVLNIDPLTFYSQLYRMLLRLHAGGPNDDIIIVLRCLDAMLTRRRKQVSLPRAMAFVKRLSVLSLHVLPNASVGLLAAGRAAVHAFPKCDFLLDNEVQGSGFYLPELDEPEHCNAQNTALWELHALQRHYHPVVRRLALHLSHGAPSDGSASLGVDLSRRTPVELFNVYSVRDMTFNPPIAPPASKKKDRFGFGAELLDADLQRRAQSVLAVTVETELDFTAGRV, from the exons ATGGCTCCG CCCCGCTCTAAGAAGCGGCGCCCGACGTTCCGCCGCCTGCTGAAGACGAGCGGCGTGAAGCTGGAGAACAAACTGAAGAACCGCCGCAACAAGCAGGACAACGTCGCCAAGAAGCAGCGCAAGGAGCACAAGAAGCTGCGGGCCGCCGTGAAGGATTCAGCCATcaggaagccccgcccactggaGACGTACCGGAAGAGGCCCG aggaagaggaggatgaggagttcCTGGAGAGTCTGCCCACTGACATGATGGAGGATGACGACGTGCAGCAGATGACGGCCATGGCTCGCCACGCCTCCTTCGTCACCCGGGACCTGTCGTCATG CGGCCCGGTGCACGGCGGGAAGAAGAGGAGCGGCGAGGTGATGCGAGGGCACGAGAAGGTTCCCAGGAAGCTGAAGAggacggaggagaaggaggtgatcCACCTCCTGCCCATCAAAGACCAGAGGGGGGTGGTCCTTCGCAGCGTGGAGAGAG TCGTCCAAAagcagccagaggaagaggaggaggaggaagatggggcTGAAGAGCAGGAGGTTGAAATGG AgcccctggaggaggaggcgctgaCCTCAGAGCAGCGAGAGCAGCTCCGGGTTCACAAGATCAACGAGAGGAGGCTGTGCATCGCCCGCCTGGGGTCTGCCGTGGTGTCAGACCCCTACAACAAC ATCAAACGGGTGAAGGAGATGCGCGGCATGCTGATGGAGTCCGACCCCTCGGTGGCCGTGACGGTCAGAAAGCTGGTGATGGTTTCTCTGATGGAGATCTTTAAAGACGTGGCCCCCACCTACAGGAtacgacctctgacccccgagGAGAAGGCCTCCAAG GTGAAGAAGGACACTCAGCTGATCAGAGACTTTGAGGAAGGTTTGGTAAGTCAGTACAAGTTCtacctggaggacctggagcaGACCAtcaaag ActggaagcagcagaagaagaagcgcaGCCAGGCAGTGGGCTTCCAGTCCTACCTGGGCTTGGCTCAGGTCGCCATCCGTTGCCTCTGTGAGCTGCTGCTCGCCCTCCCCCACTTCAACTTCCACAACAACATCATCGTGGTCCTCGTCCCCCTCATGAACGACGCCGAGCCGCGG GTGTCAGGTATGTGCTGCGATGCCTTCAGGAAGCTCTTCCAGCAGGACAAAGAGGGCGGGGCTTCTTTGGCCACGGTGCGTGTCATCTCCGGCCTCGTCAAGAGCCTCAACTTCAACGTCAGGCCTGAG gtgCTGAAGACTCTGCTCTGTCTGCGGATAAAGGAGGTGCAGATGAAGAAGGACATTGAGGACACGGCACCAAAGAAGAGGTTCATGAACaacaaggagaagaggaagaacctgTCCAGGATGCAGAGGAAG tggaaGAAGGctgaggagaagctggagaaggagctgctggaggccgagGCGTCTGAGAGCAAAGAGAAGAAGATCAAGCTG CACACGGAGACCCTCAACATCGTCTTCCTCATTTACTTCAGGATCCTAAAGAAAGCCCAGAAGTCAGTTCTTCTTCCTGCTGTACTGGAGGGGCTGGCTAA cttTGCTCACCTCATCAACCTGGAGTTCTTTGACGATCTGCTCAATGTGCTGCAGCACCTCATCCAATCAGGA GATCTGACCAATCGCGAGAGTCTCCACTGCATCCAGACGGTGTTCACCATCCTGTCAGGACAAG GTGACGTCCTGAACATCGACCCGCTCACCTTCTACTCTCAGCTGTACAGGATGCTGCTGAGGCTCCacgcag GGGGGCccaatgatgacatcatcatcgtGCTGCGCTGCCTGGACGCCATGCTGACCCGCCGCAGGAAGCAGGTGAGCCTGCCGAGGGCGATGGCGTTCGTCAAGCGCCTGAGCGTGCTCAGTCTGCACGTGTTGCCCAACGCCAGCGTGGGCCTCCTCGCCGCCGGCAGAGCCGCCGTCCAC gccTTCCCCAAgtgtgacttcctgttggacaaCGAGGTTCAGGGCAGCGGCTTCTACCTGCCGGAGCTGGACGAGCCCGAGCACTGCAACGCGCAGAACACGGCGCTGTGGGAGCTGCACGCTCTGCAG agacacTACCACCCGGTGGTGCGGCGCCTGGCGCTCCATCTGAGTCACGGGGCTCCCAGTGACGGCTCGGCCTCGCTCGGCGTGGACCTGAGCCGCAG gaCTCCGGTGGAACTGTTTAACGTCTACAGCGTCAGAGACatgacctttaacccccccaTTGCTCCACCCGCCAGCAAGAAAAAG GACCGCTTTGGGTTCGGAGCGGAGCTGCTGGACGCCGACCTGCAGAGACGGGCCCAGAGCGTCCTGGCGGTTACCGTGGAGACGGAGCTGGACTTCACAGCTGGTCGCGTGTGA